A single Alteribacter lacisalsi DNA region contains:
- the gpmI gene encoding 2,3-bisphosphoglycerate-independent phosphoglycerate mutase — protein sequence MSKKPTALIILDGFALRDEEKGNAVKKADKPNFDRFWNDYPHATLEASGEAVGLPEGQMGNSEVGHLNIGAGRVVYQSLTRVNLSIREGEFAANQTFVDVMDHVKDNDKSLHIYGLLSDGGIHSHINHMFALLEMAKKSGVERVYLHGFLDGRDVGPQSAEKYLRQTEERMSELGIGEIASIQGRYYAMDRDKRWDRVEKSYRAMVYGEGLKYRSPLEALEDSYKNDIHDEFVLPSVMTKEDGETPVGTIQEGDGIIFFNFRPDRAIQMSQVFTNDEFEGFDKGHRFPKDVHYVCLTHFSETVNGYVAFKPQNLANTLGEVVSEAGLAQLRIAETEKYPHVTFFFSGGREEKFDGEERVLIDSPKVATYDLKPEMSAYEVTDALLSELDQDKHDVIILNFANPDMVGHSGKMDPTVKAIETVDECLGRVVEKIHEKGGHAIITADHGNSDEIETLEGGPMTAHTTNPVPVIVTNQHSDLREDGILGDLAPTVLDLIGVDKPKEMTGKTLIKK from the coding sequence ATGAGTAAGAAACCGACTGCGCTGATCATCCTCGATGGTTTTGCGCTGCGCGACGAAGAAAAAGGAAACGCTGTTAAAAAAGCAGACAAACCGAACTTTGACCGGTTCTGGAATGACTATCCCCATGCAACTCTTGAAGCGAGCGGGGAAGCTGTCGGTCTGCCGGAAGGCCAGATGGGCAATTCCGAAGTCGGCCATTTAAACATTGGTGCAGGGCGCGTCGTTTATCAAAGCCTGACACGGGTCAACCTGAGCATTCGTGAAGGGGAGTTTGCTGCAAACCAGACGTTTGTAGACGTGATGGATCACGTAAAGGATAACGATAAAAGTCTCCACATTTACGGTCTCCTTTCTGACGGAGGGATCCATAGCCATATTAACCACATGTTCGCTCTTCTTGAAATGGCGAAAAAGAGCGGAGTGGAACGTGTGTATCTCCACGGCTTTCTTGACGGCCGGGACGTTGGTCCCCAGTCGGCGGAAAAGTATCTGCGCCAGACAGAGGAGCGTATGAGCGAACTTGGCATCGGTGAGATCGCTTCGATCCAGGGCCGTTATTACGCAATGGACCGGGACAAGCGGTGGGATCGTGTGGAAAAATCCTACCGTGCCATGGTGTACGGAGAAGGACTGAAATACCGGAGTCCTCTTGAAGCTCTCGAGGATTCCTATAAGAACGACATCCATGACGAATTCGTTCTTCCTTCCGTTATGACGAAGGAAGATGGCGAAACGCCGGTAGGCACGATTCAGGAAGGTGACGGGATTATCTTTTTCAACTTCCGTCCTGACCGGGCGATTCAGATGTCTCAGGTGTTTACAAACGATGAATTTGAAGGATTTGACAAGGGTCACCGCTTCCCTAAAGACGTTCACTACGTCTGCCTGACTCACTTCAGTGAGACGGTGAACGGCTATGTGGCGTTCAAGCCTCAGAACCTTGCCAATACACTCGGCGAAGTCGTTTCAGAAGCCGGTCTTGCCCAGCTTCGTATTGCCGAAACCGAGAAGTATCCTCACGTCACGTTCTTCTTCAGCGGCGGACGGGAAGAGAAGTTCGATGGAGAAGAGAGGGTGCTGATTGATTCTCCGAAAGTGGCGACCTACGACCTTAAACCGGAGATGAGTGCTTACGAAGTGACGGACGCACTGCTCAGTGAGCTCGACCAGGACAAGCATGATGTGATTATCCTGAACTTTGCCAACCCGGATATGGTTGGACATTCGGGAAAGATGGATCCGACTGTGAAGGCGATCGAAACCGTGGACGAATGTCTCGGGCGCGTCGTAGAGAAGATTCATGAAAAAGGCGGACATGCTATTATTACAGCGGACCACGGAAACTCAGACGAAATTGAAACGCTCGAAGGCGGTCCGATGACAGCCCACACAACCAACCCGGTTCCGGTGATCGTAACAAACCAGCACAGTGATCTTCGTGAAGACGGGATTCTCGGTGACCTTGCGCCGACGGTTCTGGATCTGATCGGTGTAGATAAGCCGAAAGAGATGACCGGCAAAACCTTAATCAAAAAGTAA
- a CDS encoding alpha/beta hydrolase, whose translation MIGCLCLHGFSGTPDEVKDLTEHLQEREGWLVYSPNLPGHGSKNGMREVTHKHWLYAACVSVEELLKRCEKVYVIGFSMGGMLASFIAAKYPVDRLILISSSAYYLNPKQLLMDVKDWAVEGFVGSVFDRDLYEFYRRKVKDTPIMAAYEFTKVVRSARTVLKDITVPTLIIQGESDGLVPPRKSAEYLYEHIQSDDKRVYYVQNARHYIWFGKEKDELLAEIDAFLAKDEVLPEKKEDLG comes from the coding sequence ATGATCGGATGTTTATGTCTGCATGGTTTTTCCGGTACACCTGATGAAGTAAAGGACTTAACAGAGCATCTCCAGGAGCGGGAGGGATGGCTTGTATATTCACCGAATCTTCCCGGTCACGGTTCGAAAAACGGGATGCGTGAGGTTACTCATAAACATTGGCTTTACGCGGCTTGTGTCTCTGTGGAAGAACTTCTCAAGCGATGTGAAAAGGTCTATGTGATTGGGTTTTCCATGGGCGGCATGCTGGCCAGTTTTATCGCGGCCAAGTATCCTGTCGACAGGCTGATCCTGATCAGTTCTTCTGCCTATTACCTTAACCCGAAGCAGCTCCTCATGGACGTCAAGGATTGGGCAGTGGAAGGCTTTGTAGGATCTGTTTTTGACCGGGATCTCTACGAATTCTACCGTAGAAAGGTGAAGGATACGCCAATTATGGCAGCCTATGAATTCACAAAAGTAGTAAGATCGGCACGTACCGTGCTTAAGGACATTACCGTTCCCACCCTGATTATCCAGGGGGAAAGCGATGGACTCGTTCCGCCGAGAAAAAGTGCGGAGTATCTTTACGAGCACATTCAATCTGACGATAAAAGGGTATACTATGTTCAAAACGCAAGGCACTATATCTGGTTTGGAAAAGAAAAAGATGAACTTCTGGCTGAAATCGATGCTTTTTTAGCTAAAGACGAAGTTCTGCCGGAAAAGAAGGAAGATCTGGGGTAA
- the rnr gene encoding ribonuclease R produces the protein MAELSKEFVLNYMKEQADKPLSVKDLEEALEIDDSSQFKAFVKLLNDLEEEGELVRTRSNRYGLPERMNLVRGSVIMHQKGFAFVRTGEGFDDVYISASEMNSAMNKDTVLVRLHNKSGGSKPEGTIIRIIERGVKEVVGTYVDDKHYGFVVADDKRIPNDIFIPKNKEGGAVDGHKVVVQITKYPEGRMSAEGEVVGILGHKNDPGVDILSIIHKHGLPGEFAQETIDHANSVPDEISEDEITHRRDLRDKTIVTIDGADAKDLDDAVRVEKLDNGNYLLGVYIADVSYYVEEGSPIDTEAYERATSCYLVDRVIPMIPHRLSNGICSLNPQVDRLTLGCEMEISPAGEVVNHEIFESVINTTERMTYTDVRKILQNEDEEVTKRYESLVPFFKQMEELAAILRKKRFDRGAIDFDFKEAKVIVDEEGKPVDVELRDRSVAEKLIEEFMLAANETVAEHFHWLKLPFVYRIHEDPDEEKLNHFLEFITNFGYVVKGSANTVHPRAMQEILDAAKGEPEEAVISTVMLRSMRQAKYDPDNVGHFGLSADFYTHFTSPIRRYPDLIVHRLIRTYLFEKKTDDKTRAHWEEKLPVLTDHSSQMERQAEDASRETDELKKVQFMEDKVGEEYEGIISGVTGFGLFVELPNTIEGLVHVSYLTDDYYHYDEKQYAMIGERTAKVFRIGDHIDVRVVKVNVDERIIDFEVVGMKERKAKKQDRPKVIQGGNRSPRKKGKSGDQEGGLNLGDRQGKKKGRGNGSSKGGGKKGKPFYERAPKGKKGKNKR, from the coding sequence ATGGCAGAACTGAGCAAAGAATTTGTACTTAATTATATGAAGGAACAGGCAGACAAGCCTCTTTCCGTAAAGGATCTGGAAGAAGCACTCGAAATCGACGATTCCTCACAGTTTAAGGCGTTTGTAAAACTGCTGAACGATCTGGAGGAGGAAGGAGAGCTTGTCCGGACCAGGAGTAACCGATACGGGCTTCCGGAACGGATGAATCTCGTCCGAGGTTCCGTCATTATGCACCAGAAGGGATTTGCCTTTGTCCGTACAGGAGAGGGCTTTGATGACGTTTATATTTCGGCTTCCGAAATGAACAGCGCCATGAACAAAGATACGGTGCTCGTCCGTCTGCACAACAAGTCCGGCGGTTCCAAGCCTGAAGGAACGATTATTCGTATTATTGAGCGCGGTGTCAAAGAAGTGGTGGGTACATATGTAGATGATAAACACTACGGTTTTGTGGTGGCTGACGACAAGCGGATCCCCAATGACATCTTTATTCCAAAGAATAAGGAAGGGGGCGCAGTCGACGGACACAAGGTTGTCGTACAGATTACCAAGTATCCGGAAGGCAGAATGAGTGCGGAAGGAGAAGTTGTCGGAATCCTCGGTCATAAAAATGATCCTGGGGTCGACATTCTTTCCATTATTCATAAACACGGCCTTCCAGGCGAATTTGCCCAGGAAACGATCGATCACGCCAACTCCGTTCCGGATGAGATCAGTGAGGACGAAATTACCCATCGGCGCGATCTGCGCGATAAAACGATCGTCACCATCGACGGGGCGGACGCAAAGGATCTTGATGATGCAGTCCGCGTGGAAAAGCTCGATAACGGCAACTATCTTCTTGGGGTATATATTGCCGATGTTTCTTATTATGTAGAAGAAGGCTCGCCGATCGATACGGAAGCATACGAGCGGGCGACCAGCTGTTATCTCGTGGACCGGGTTATTCCGATGATTCCCCATCGTCTGTCTAACGGTATCTGCTCTCTCAATCCTCAGGTGGACCGGCTGACTCTCGGCTGCGAAATGGAAATCAGCCCGGCAGGGGAAGTGGTCAATCACGAGATTTTTGAGAGCGTGATTAATACGACAGAGCGGATGACGTATACGGATGTCCGTAAGATTCTTCAGAATGAAGATGAGGAAGTTACGAAGCGGTACGAATCCCTTGTTCCGTTTTTCAAACAGATGGAGGAGCTGGCGGCAATTCTACGGAAGAAACGATTTGACCGCGGCGCGATTGACTTTGATTTTAAAGAAGCGAAGGTCATTGTGGACGAAGAAGGAAAGCCGGTTGATGTGGAACTGCGGGACCGTTCCGTGGCTGAGAAGCTGATCGAGGAATTTATGCTCGCCGCAAACGAAACAGTAGCCGAACATTTTCACTGGCTGAAACTGCCGTTCGTCTATCGGATTCACGAAGATCCTGATGAAGAAAAACTTAATCATTTTCTCGAGTTCATCACAAACTTCGGTTATGTAGTGAAGGGAAGTGCCAACACGGTACATCCCCGGGCAATGCAGGAGATTCTTGATGCGGCGAAAGGGGAGCCGGAAGAAGCGGTCATAAGTACGGTCATGCTGAGGTCCATGCGTCAGGCCAAATACGATCCTGATAATGTCGGCCACTTCGGGCTTTCTGCAGATTTCTACACACACTTTACGTCGCCAATCAGACGATACCCGGATTTAATTGTCCACCGGCTGATCCGGACGTATCTGTTTGAAAAGAAAACGGATGATAAAACCCGTGCCCACTGGGAAGAAAAGCTTCCCGTTTTAACAGATCATTCCTCTCAGATGGAGCGGCAGGCCGAAGACGCGTCCCGTGAAACCGATGAACTGAAAAAAGTGCAGTTCATGGAGGACAAGGTCGGTGAAGAGTATGAAGGCATTATTAGCGGCGTGACAGGATTCGGGCTGTTTGTTGAACTTCCGAATACGATTGAAGGGCTCGTACACGTGAGCTACCTTACCGACGACTATTATCATTATGATGAAAAACAGTATGCCATGATCGGAGAACGGACTGCGAAAGTGTTCCGCATCGGAGATCATATCGATGTTCGTGTTGTAAAAGTAAATGTGGACGAACGGATTATCGACTTTGAAGTCGTCGGCATGAAAGAGCGGAAGGCGAAGAAGCAGGATCGTCCGAAGGTCATTCAGGGCGGCAATCGCTCCCCACGGAAAAAAGGTAAAAGCGGCGACCAGGAAGGCGGCCTGAATCTTGGCGACCGCCAGGGCAAAAAGAAAGGTCGCGGCAACGGAAGCAGTAAAGGCGGCGGGAAAAAAGGAAAGCCTTTCTACGAACGTGCACCGAAAGGGAAAAAAGGAAAGAATAAGCGCTGA
- a CDS encoding phosphoglycerate kinase, whose product MNKKSIRDLDLQGKRVFCRVDFNVPMKDGEVTDDTRIRAALPTIQYLTEQGAKVILASHLGRPKGSVVEDLRLDPVAKHLSNLLGKEVLKTDEVYGDEPKKAIEQLGEGDIVLLENVRFEAGEEKNDADLAASFAELADVYVNDAFGAAHRAHASTEGVAHHLPAVAGLLMEKELDVLGKALLDPERPFTAIIGGAKVKDKIGVIDNLLEKVDNLIIGGGLAYTFIKARGYEIGKSLLEEDKIELAKEFMAKAEKNGVNLYMPEDVVVADDFGEDANTQVVSIDSIPGDWEGLDIGPKTRETFSEVIASSKLAIWNGPMGVFELETFANGTKAVGEALAGAEGTYTVIGGGDSAAAVEKFGMADRMDHISTGGGASLEFMEGKELPGVVALNDK is encoded by the coding sequence ATGAACAAAAAATCAATTCGTGACCTCGACCTTCAAGGTAAACGGGTTTTTTGCCGTGTGGACTTCAACGTTCCAATGAAAGACGGAGAAGTAACAGACGACACTCGGATCCGTGCAGCTCTCCCAACCATTCAGTATCTCACTGAACAGGGAGCAAAAGTGATTCTCGCAAGTCACCTGGGCCGTCCGAAAGGAAGCGTTGTTGAAGACCTGCGTCTGGACCCGGTTGCAAAGCATCTAAGCAATCTTCTGGGCAAAGAAGTTCTCAAAACAGACGAAGTCTATGGTGATGAACCGAAAAAAGCAATAGAACAACTCGGTGAAGGGGATATTGTTCTTTTGGAAAACGTCCGCTTCGAAGCAGGCGAAGAAAAGAACGATGCAGACCTTGCGGCATCCTTTGCAGAACTTGCCGACGTCTATGTAAACGATGCATTCGGTGCGGCTCACCGCGCACATGCATCAACAGAAGGCGTTGCACACCACCTTCCGGCTGTGGCAGGCCTTCTTATGGAAAAGGAACTTGATGTACTCGGCAAAGCGCTTCTTGATCCGGAACGTCCATTTACTGCCATCATCGGCGGGGCGAAAGTAAAAGATAAGATCGGCGTTATTGATAACCTCCTTGAGAAAGTGGACAACCTGATTATCGGCGGCGGCCTTGCTTACACGTTTATCAAAGCCCGCGGCTATGAAATTGGGAAATCTCTTCTTGAAGAAGATAAAATTGAGCTTGCAAAAGAGTTCATGGCAAAAGCAGAAAAGAACGGTGTAAACCTGTATATGCCTGAAGACGTGGTTGTAGCCGATGATTTCGGTGAAGATGCCAATACCCAGGTCGTATCCATCGACAGCATCCCTGGTGACTGGGAAGGTCTTGATATCGGACCTAAAACACGGGAGACGTTCAGCGAAGTGATCGCTTCTTCCAAGCTGGCGATCTGGAACGGACCTATGGGTGTGTTCGAACTTGAAACGTTTGCCAACGGCACAAAAGCGGTAGGTGAAGCCCTTGCCGGTGCAGAAGGTACGTATACAGTCATTGGCGGCGGTGACTCCGCAGCAGCGGTTGAAAAATTCGGGATGGCAGACCGTATGGATCATATCTCTACAGGCGGCGGTGCTTCTCTTGAGTTTATGGAAGGCAAGGAACTGCCTGGCGTAGTCGCATTAAACGACAAGTAA
- the secG gene encoding preprotein translocase subunit SecG, which produces MGTFASILLVLVSIMLIAVVLLQSGRSAGLAGAISGGAEQMVGKQKARGLEAVLSKTTVVLGVLFFVLTLTVAFFM; this is translated from the coding sequence TTGGGAACTTTTGCGTCAATACTTCTTGTGCTTGTCTCCATTATGCTTATTGCAGTCGTATTACTGCAATCCGGTCGCAGTGCAGGACTTGCCGGAGCGATCTCGGGCGGTGCCGAGCAAATGGTAGGTAAACAGAAAGCACGCGGTCTGGAAGCAGTGCTGAGCAAGACAACAGTAGTACTGGGTGTACTGTTTTTTGTACTCACACTAACCGTAGCTTTTTTCATGTAA
- a CDS encoding alpha/beta hydrolase, whose protein sequence is MKISQPKPFTFKGGDRAVLLLHGFTGNSADVRMLGRYLEKRGYTCHAPQYKGHGVPPEELVHTGPEDWWKDVQEAYDYLKEMGHEEIAVAGLSLGGVFSLKLGYTLPVKGIVPMCAPMYIKSEETMYHGVLEYARKYKRYEKKPEDQIEAEMKEFEKTPMNTLKALQELNQEVREHVDMIYAPVFVVQARHDEMIDTDSANIIYNEVESDVKDLKWYEESGHIITLDKEKDQLHEDVYQFLESLDWND, encoded by the coding sequence ATGAAAATTTCACAGCCTAAACCATTTACGTTTAAAGGGGGAGACCGGGCAGTACTGCTTCTGCATGGGTTTACCGGTAACTCGGCAGACGTGCGGATGCTGGGCCGCTACCTTGAAAAGCGGGGCTACACGTGCCACGCACCCCAATATAAAGGTCATGGTGTGCCGCCTGAAGAACTTGTTCATACCGGCCCCGAAGACTGGTGGAAGGACGTGCAGGAAGCGTATGATTACCTGAAGGAAATGGGGCATGAAGAAATTGCGGTTGCCGGACTGTCACTCGGTGGTGTATTTTCCCTTAAGCTTGGGTACACACTACCAGTGAAGGGAATTGTACCGATGTGTGCGCCGATGTATATCAAAAGTGAAGAAACGATGTATCATGGTGTCCTTGAGTATGCCCGTAAGTATAAACGCTATGAAAAAAAGCCCGAAGACCAGATTGAAGCTGAAATGAAGGAATTTGAGAAAACGCCGATGAATACGTTAAAGGCACTTCAGGAGCTGAACCAGGAAGTACGCGAGCATGTTGATATGATTTACGCCCCTGTTTTTGTGGTTCAGGCCAGACACGATGAGATGATTGACACAGACAGTGCAAACATTATCTACAACGAAGTGGAATCAGATGTGAAGGACCTGAAATGGTACGAAGAATCCGGCCATATTATTACACTTGATAAAGAAAAGGATCAGCTGCACGAGGATGTTTACCAGTTTCTCGAGAGTCTCGACTGGAACGACTGA
- a CDS encoding Gfo/Idh/MocA family protein, protein MTKHTLRAAIIGPGGIARGAHAPYYIKDNRTELVAAVSRTYEKAAAFARDFEIPAAYDCVDTMLEEQKPDMVSVCTPNKFHREMVLKALKAGCHVLCEKPPAMTAGEAEEMEEAAEAADRLLIYSFHHRYNLQTQILKKAIYSGDLGAIYHTNVQAMRRRGIPGWGVFTSKELQGGGPLIDVGVHMLDLALYLTGYPEPVEVMGATHKRIGNRKGVGLLGEWDPEQYTVEDLASGMVKFQNGMSMMIESSFAANQKEEESLNVRLLGDKGGAETSPFRLYEERYGSLFDSAPAYLEKTDSRSSYERQLVHFVDCCLGESEPLAKPEDGTKVQRIIQGLYESSAKSGSVSLI, encoded by the coding sequence ATGACCAAACACACATTACGAGCTGCCATCATCGGTCCCGGCGGGATTGCCAGGGGAGCTCACGCACCTTATTACATAAAGGACAACAGGACGGAGCTTGTGGCTGCAGTTTCCAGAACGTATGAAAAAGCGGCTGCTTTTGCCCGTGATTTTGAAATTCCCGCCGCCTATGATTGTGTGGATACGATGCTGGAGGAACAGAAGCCGGATATGGTCAGTGTCTGTACACCGAATAAGTTTCATAGAGAGATGGTGCTGAAAGCGCTGAAGGCAGGCTGTCACGTGCTGTGTGAAAAACCGCCGGCGATGACAGCAGGAGAAGCAGAAGAAATGGAGGAGGCGGCAGAGGCGGCGGACAGGCTTCTTATTTATTCTTTTCATCACCGCTATAACCTCCAAACACAAATATTAAAGAAGGCTATTTATTCAGGGGACCTTGGAGCCATCTATCATACGAATGTGCAGGCGATGCGCAGAAGAGGCATACCTGGCTGGGGTGTATTTACATCAAAGGAGCTCCAGGGTGGGGGACCTCTTATTGATGTGGGTGTCCACATGCTCGACCTGGCTCTGTACCTCACCGGTTACCCGGAGCCGGTGGAAGTGATGGGCGCCACTCATAAACGGATAGGGAACCGTAAAGGTGTCGGCCTCCTTGGAGAGTGGGATCCGGAGCAGTACACGGTTGAAGATCTCGCTTCCGGAATGGTCAAATTCCAGAATGGGATGTCGATGATGATTGAATCCTCCTTTGCAGCCAATCAGAAGGAGGAAGAATCACTCAACGTCCGCCTGCTCGGTGATAAAGGCGGGGCAGAAACCTCACCATTCCGTCTGTACGAGGAACGGTACGGTTCTCTGTTTGATTCTGCACCGGCATATCTTGAAAAAACCGATTCCCGGTCAAGCTATGAACGGCAACTGGTTCATTTTGTGGACTGCTGTCTCGGAGAAAGTGAGCCGCTGGCTAAACCGGAGGACGGGACAAAAGTGCAGCGTATCATTCAGGGACTATACGAATCATCGGCGAAAAGTGGCTCTGTAAGCCTGATTTAG
- a CDS encoding four-helix bundle copper-binding protein → MNGHLEEVYEALEDCLRACNQCYEACLNEEDPAHMRDCIRSDRECADMCEMAMKAVLTNSPNMKEILRLCGEISRSCGEECESHKHDHCQACAESCRTCSELCLAYAN, encoded by the coding sequence ATGAATGGTCATCTGGAAGAAGTGTACGAAGCGCTTGAGGACTGCCTGCGCGCCTGTAATCAGTGTTACGAAGCCTGTCTCAATGAGGAGGACCCGGCGCATATGCGGGACTGCATCCGTTCGGACCGTGAATGTGCGGATATGTGTGAGATGGCAATGAAAGCCGTTTTGACAAACAGTCCGAATATGAAAGAGATCCTGAGACTTTGCGGCGAGATCTCCAGGAGCTGTGGTGAGGAGTGTGAGTCTCACAAACATGACCATTGTCAGGCGTGTGCCGAATCATGCCGGACCTGCAGCGAACTCTGTCTTGCATACGCGAATTGA
- the eno gene encoding phosphopyruvate hydratase has protein sequence MTAIIDVYARQVLDSRGNPTVEVEVTTESGAIGRALVPSGASTGEYEAVELRDGGDAWMGKGVSQAVDNVNEVIAPELVGFDAIDQAGIDQLMIELDGTENKGKLGANAILGVSMAVARAASEALGLPLYVYLGGFNARTLPTPMMNILNGGEHADNNVDIQEFMIMPVGAERFTDALRMGAEIFHNLKKVLSAKGYNTSVGDEGGFAPNLSSNEEALSTIVEAVEKAGYKPGEDILLAMDVAASEIYEDGKYNLKGEGVVKTSEEMVAYYEDLCSKYPIVSIEDGLDENDWDGFKKLTDALGEKVQLVGDDLFVTNTNKLAQGIEQGVGNSILIKVNQIGTLTETFEAIELAKRSGYTSVISHRSGETEDSIIADIAVATNAGQIKTGAPSRTDRVAKYNQLLRIEDELENIGRYAGRDAFYHLGKK, from the coding sequence ATGACAGCGATTATTGATGTATATGCACGCCAGGTACTGGATTCCCGCGGGAACCCGACTGTTGAAGTAGAAGTAACAACTGAGAGCGGTGCAATCGGCCGCGCATTGGTTCCAAGCGGTGCCTCCACTGGTGAATACGAAGCGGTTGAGCTTCGTGACGGCGGCGACGCTTGGATGGGGAAAGGTGTATCCCAGGCTGTAGATAACGTTAACGAAGTTATTGCACCTGAACTGGTTGGTTTTGACGCCATCGACCAGGCGGGGATCGACCAGCTGATGATCGAGCTTGACGGTACAGAAAACAAAGGCAAACTTGGTGCAAACGCGATCCTTGGTGTATCCATGGCTGTTGCCCGTGCGGCTTCTGAAGCACTGGGCCTTCCGCTTTACGTTTACCTTGGCGGCTTCAACGCCCGCACACTTCCAACACCAATGATGAACATTCTTAACGGCGGTGAGCACGCGGACAACAACGTGGACATCCAGGAATTCATGATTATGCCTGTTGGAGCAGAGCGTTTCACTGACGCCCTTCGCATGGGTGCGGAAATCTTCCACAACCTGAAAAAAGTACTGAGCGCGAAAGGCTACAATACTTCTGTCGGAGACGAAGGCGGATTTGCTCCCAACCTTTCTTCCAATGAAGAAGCACTTTCCACAATCGTGGAAGCTGTTGAAAAAGCAGGTTACAAGCCTGGCGAGGACATCCTTCTTGCTATGGACGTTGCAGCTTCTGAAATCTATGAAGACGGCAAATACAACCTTAAAGGCGAAGGGGTTGTCAAAACATCTGAAGAAATGGTTGCTTACTACGAGGATCTCTGCTCGAAGTATCCAATCGTTTCCATTGAAGACGGTCTTGACGAAAACGACTGGGACGGCTTCAAGAAGCTTACTGACGCTCTTGGCGAAAAAGTACAGCTTGTCGGCGACGACCTGTTCGTTACAAACACAAACAAGCTGGCTCAGGGCATTGAGCAGGGTGTAGGAAACTCCATCCTGATCAAGGTGAACCAGATCGGTACACTCACAGAAACTTTCGAAGCCATTGAGCTTGCGAAGCGTTCCGGTTACACTTCTGTTATTTCCCACCGTTCCGGTGAAACAGAAGACAGCATCATCGCGGACATCGCCGTGGCGACAAACGCTGGTCAGATCAAGACTGGTGCTCCGTCCCGTACGGACCGCGTTGCTAAATACAACCAGCTTCTCCGCATCGAGGACGAGCTTGAAAACATCGGCCGCTATGCCGGCCGCGACGCTTTCTACCACCTTGGTAAAAAGTAA
- the tpiA gene encoding triose-phosphate isomerase produces MRKPIIAGNWKMNKTKREALDFVQEVKGLIPSSETVDAVVCSSPLFLDALVKETESTDLKIGAQNMHFEESGAFTGETSPEALADLGVSYVVIGHSERRDMFAETDESVNQKVHAAFKHNLTPIMCVGESLEEKEADKTAQVVTEQVEKGLNGLTDEQVKKTVIAYEPIWAIGTGKTASADDANDTCAVIREVVKSRFSESAAEAVRIQYGGSVKPANIGELLGKSDIDGALVGGASLDPQSFMQLVEAGNE; encoded by the coding sequence ATGCGTAAACCGATCATTGCAGGAAACTGGAAAATGAACAAAACGAAGCGTGAAGCGCTCGATTTTGTACAGGAAGTAAAGGGACTGATCCCTTCATCCGAGACTGTAGACGCAGTTGTATGCTCGTCTCCTCTCTTCCTTGATGCCCTGGTAAAGGAAACGGAAAGCACGGATCTTAAAATCGGTGCACAGAATATGCATTTCGAAGAAAGCGGTGCGTTTACAGGCGAAACAAGTCCTGAAGCACTGGCGGATCTCGGTGTCTCCTACGTTGTCATCGGTCACTCCGAGCGCCGGGATATGTTTGCTGAAACAGACGAAAGTGTGAACCAGAAGGTACATGCGGCATTCAAGCACAATCTCACACCTATTATGTGTGTCGGTGAGTCACTTGAAGAAAAAGAAGCCGACAAAACGGCTCAGGTCGTAACAGAGCAGGTTGAAAAAGGTCTTAATGGTCTTACTGATGAGCAGGTGAAAAAGACAGTTATCGCTTATGAACCAATCTGGGCGATCGGAACAGGTAAAACTGCATCCGCTGATGATGCAAACGATACCTGCGCTGTTATCCGCGAAGTTGTAAAATCCCGTTTCTCCGAATCTGCAGCTGAAGCTGTCCGCATTCAATACGGCGGAAGTGTAAAACCGGCCAACATCGGCGAACTTCTTGGCAAGTCTGATATTGATGGAGCTCTTGTCGGCGGCGCGAGTCTCGATCCGCAATCCTTTATGCAGCTTGTGGAGGCAGGAAATGAGTAA